GACGACGACGACCACGACCACGACGCCCTCGACGACGATGGCGCGGCCGACGCGACGAGCCCCACGAGCGACCCTCCCGAGGCGACCCGCGCGGAGCACGAGGCCGAGCCCCGAGCCGACGAGGACGCTCCCACCGAAGACCCGCCCGTCGATCACGATCTCCCCGGGGCCCCGTCGGACGAGCCATGAACCGAGCGAAGGCGACCGCGCTCGCGCTCGTGAACTGGAAGGGCGTGTTCTACGAGCGCTACCTCCTCGATCGCAGCGTGACCGCGCTCGAGGGCGCGAACGGCGCCGGCAAGACCACCGTGATGGTGGCCGCGTACGTCGTGCTCATGCCCGACATGACGCGCCTCCGCTTCTCCAACGTCGGAGAAGGGAGCGGCGCGACCTCGGCCGACAAGGGCGTCTACGGGCGCCTCGGTGAGCCGGGGAGGCCCTCGTACGCCGCCATCGAGGTCGACGTGGGGACCGAGCGGCTCGTCATGGGCGTGTGCCTCGTGCGAAAGACCGAGCCTCAGGTGGAGCTGTCGCCGTTCCTCGTGCGTCGGCTCGACCTCGACGGGAGCTTGAAGGGGATCTTGCTCTCGAGCGACGGCGGCGAGGACGTCGTGCCCAAGCTCGACGACGTCGTCGCGGCGGTCCGCGCGAGAGGTGGCACGATCGACCTATTTTCCTCGGCTCGCGACTACTTCACGGCCCTCTTCGACCTCGGCATCACGCCGCTCCGGCTCGCGTCGGACGAAGATCGCACCAAGCTGAACGAGATGCTCCGCACGAGCATGACCGGCGGGATCTCGAAGGCCATCACGGGGGAGCTGCGCTCGTTCTTGCTGCGGGAGGAGCCCGGCCTCTCCGAGACCCTCACCCACATGCGCGCGAACCTCGACGCGTGCCACAGGACGCGCACCGAGGTGGCCGAGGCGCGTGTGCTCGAGCGCGAGCTCTCCGCGGTGCACGACGCCGCGCGGGCCACGGTCGCGTCCGCGCTGGGGGCGGCCTTCGCGATCGACCGGGAGCTCGCCACGCGACGACGCGAGGCCGAAGCAGCCCGAGACGCGGCGCGGGCCGTGGTCGCCGAGCTCGCGTCGGAGCTCGCGGTCGCCCGCGACGAGAAACGTGCGCTCGCGAACGAGCAGGACCGCGCCCGGACCCGCCTCGAAGAACGACGCGCCGACGTCGAAGCCACGCTCGCGGCGCGGGCGCTCGAGAAGCGGCTCGACGAAGAGCGACGTCACGCACAAGACCTCACGCGCACCTACACGGAGCGTGCGGCGGAGCGCGACCTCGCCGTCGCCCACCGCGACGAACGACGCGTGGCGAGGGACCGCGCGCGCGATGCCTACGATCGTGCGGCCCGCGGCCTCGCCGACGTGCAGTCCGGGCTCGACGACTTGCACACGAGCGCCGCGGCCTCCCGGAGGCTACGGGCGGCCCTGGGAGATGCCGGGACCCACCTCGGACGCCTCGTGCCTCTCGACCCGAGCTCCGTCGCGATCGAGCTCCGCGACGCGCGCGCGGCGCTCGGGCTCGCCGATCAGAGGCTCACCAAGCTCGAGAGGGACCTCGCGACGAGCGACGTGCGACGGGCCGAACGGTCAGAGGCGCTCGGTGCGCTCGCGCGCCTCACGGGCGCCGAGGCCCCCCACGCCGAGGTGAGCCCCAAGCCCGTGCTCGCCGAGGGCGCGCGCCTCGAGGCGGAGGCGAACAAAGTGGAGGGGCTCCGGCGCGAGCTCGCGGAAGCCCGTGCCCTCGCGCGGCGCCAACGTGACCTCGCGGAGAGCGCGCGGGGCTTGGGCTTCGACGCCCCCGGGGCGGGCTGTCACGCGACGGTGGCCCAAGCCGTCGCGACCGCCGATCGCCGCCTCGGGGATCTCTCGCTGCTCACCGAGCGGCTCGCGGCGAAGGCCGCCTCGAGCACCGCCGCCCGCGACGCAGCAAAAGAGCGTGTCCTCGCGCTGACCGCCGTGGTCACGAGGTACTCGGCTGCCGCATCCATGGCCGAGCGGCTCGCCGGCGTGCTCGGCCTCCCCGCGGGCTCGAGGCTCGACCCCCACGCCGCGCGCGCTCGCCTCGACGATCTGCGGCAATCGTCCCGGGACAGGCTCCGCGACCTCGAAGCCCGGGCCACCTCCATCGCCGACGAGGTCGAGCGGCTCGAACGCCCCGGCCCCTCGTTCGACCGGGAGATCCTGCGCCTCCGGGACGAGCTCGACGGGGAGCTCTTCTCCCTTCGGTTCGAGGACCTCGACGTCGACGACGCCGCGCGGAAAGAGGCCGCCTTGGGCGAGCTCGTCGCGGGCATCGTCGTCGAGTCGCCGGAGGCGGCGCTACGCGACGTCGTCGGCAAAGCGCGCGACGTCGACACCGTGCTGCTCGTTCGGCCGGACGCCGAAGCCACGACCGGCACCATCGTCGGCGAGGCGGGAGGCGACGTCGTCGTCGCCGAGCCCTTCGGCCTAAGGGTCACGCGCCTGCCGAAGGAGCCGTCGCTCGGCGCGAGCGCTCGACGAAGCCGCGCAGTCAGGCTCCGTGAGGACGCGGCGATGCTCCGGAAGGGTATCGACGAAGAGCGAACGAACGCGGCCCGCCTCGACGAGGCCCACCGCTCCCTCGACACGCTCTTCGTCGACTTCGTGATCCTCGAGGCCGGAGATCCTTCGCCTGCGCTCGCGGCGGCGCGGGCCGACATAGCCCGCCTCGACGAGGAGGCCGAGGTCGCCGCTCGAGACCTCGGAGCGGCGCGCGGGGAGGCGGCCGGCCTTCGACAAAAATCCGAACCGTTACGAGCACTTCTAAGCGAAGGCC
The DNA window shown above is from Myxococcales bacterium and carries:
- the mukB gene encoding chromosome partition protein MukB — protein: MNRAKATALALVNWKGVFYERYLLDRSVTALEGANGAGKTTVMVAAYVVLMPDMTRLRFSNVGEGSGATSADKGVYGRLGEPGRPSYAAIEVDVGTERLVMGVCLVRKTEPQVELSPFLVRRLDLDGSLKGILLSSDGGEDVVPKLDDVVAAVRARGGTIDLFSSARDYFTALFDLGITPLRLASDEDRTKLNEMLRTSMTGGISKAITGELRSFLLREEPGLSETLTHMRANLDACHRTRTEVAEARVLERELSAVHDAARATVASALGAAFAIDRELATRRREAEAARDAARAVVAELASELAVARDEKRALANEQDRARTRLEERRADVEATLAARALEKRLDEERRHAQDLTRTYTERAAERDLAVAHRDERRVARDRARDAYDRAARGLADVQSGLDDLHTSAAASRRLRAALGDAGTHLGRLVPLDPSSVAIELRDARAALGLADQRLTKLERDLATSDVRRAERSEALGALARLTGAEAPHAEVSPKPVLAEGARLEAEANKVEGLRRELAEARALARRQRDLAESARGLGFDAPGAGCHATVAQAVATADRRLGDLSLLTERLAAKAASSTAARDAAKERVLALTAVVTRYSAAASMAERLAGVLGLPAGSRLDPHAARARLDDLRQSSRDRLRDLEARATSIADEVERLERPGPSFDREILRLRDELDGELFSLRFEDLDVDDAARKEAALGELVAGIVVESPEAALRDVVGKARDVDTVLLVRPDAEATTGTIVGEAGGDVVVAEPFGLRVTRLPKEPSLGASARRSRAVRLREDAAMLRKGIDEERTNAARLDEAHRSLDTLFVDFVILEAGDPSPALAAARADIARLDEEAEVAARDLGAARGEAAGLRQKSEPLRALLSEGHLLELPDHTERERGLEAALAKAEECARELAEKAADYATLSRLAHALAGEPPNDETTRATRDTCARERDALYRAVVALEDAETAAGAIVHRDAERLLAERATVVPALEEAHVQARAEAEALEKTVAEADATWERASRAAYEAELALAACRSEIERLEGELREGGREATTEDDVKAAELCAAEAALAVTAAARALDGMSVTLAVLEERHANAERALEEALRAVAERAAEHEPWIGLVEGLREGVRVAEVPVPLPDEGEPASFEKARAMGEVLGERLARARGGAELAEVVRPRATLVGDRALAEAALTVWTDVTEWLRRRLPVAIASLPDPSTALLRLRDDLASLETRLAHQETGLRGTSEDVARGIDVQLRRAKAQVRRLNQSLSGIRFGSIGGIRIQMAREPRMDQVLNALRDGTSQELLFDPRLAVEDALAEILKRYAGGRAGGQRVLDYREYLLLSVDIQRAGKSDWEQASPAKLSTGEGIGVGAAILMVILTEWERDGNLLRTRRPIGSMRFLFLDEANRLSQDNLATLFDLCQSLDLQLLVAAPEVARAEGATTYRLVRRTDDAGREEVVVSGRRALREASEGLTDDAISGAPGSPDENGARPDEGASPTLFD